Proteins co-encoded in one Polyangiaceae bacterium genomic window:
- a CDS encoding putative metal-binding motif-containing protein: MKFAQSVWWRLGFLVIAGSLALAPACAGGGEADTSPGGGGGTGATGASGTGATGAISGTGGNVDGGGGDSSSCFPAEEVCDGKDNDCNGLIDDDATDAKTWYEDKDGDGEGISGVTKTQCNQPTGYAAISGDCNDNDAKFHHGAAETDCTDPNDYNCDGNTGYTDGDGDGFPACQECDDSSKDVYPGAKELCDGKDNDCNGSKDAPGGEDDNDQDGHFSCDDCDDDDKDRYPGNTEVCDGKDNDCNNVADAPGGEVDIDKDGSLSCEDCNDNDPSNFPGNGEKCDGKDNDCNGQADAPGGETDGDGDGSRACVDCDDNDATNFPGNSEKCDGKDNDCNGQADAPGGELDGDGDGARACVDCDDNNNQKYPGFDKDGDGSDSCADCDDNDNQNFPGNTEKCDGKDNNCNGLADASGGELDNDGDGSRACADCNDNDNQNFPGNTEKCDGKDNNCNSLIDTAEIPVITLCGGVAHGTPACNGALGCGIDSCNANYYNTNGTVSDGCECLSNPSPVGTGNSCANAINIGNLSDASAQVSIQSGNVPYVGREVWYRFQALDDTDTNGDEFNASIRFLFNPSNGYRMDVYRGGCPGSGGVQLSNAETDKTDWKTDFNRTTVGCSGTSPCGEGNCKPASQPSTTWNYCNNNTAWFYIRISRANSASCTNYSLELSNGKY; encoded by the coding sequence GTGAAGTTCGCACAGTCCGTATGGTGGCGACTTGGCTTCTTGGTGATCGCAGGATCGTTGGCTTTGGCTCCCGCGTGTGCGGGCGGCGGAGAGGCAGACACTTCCCCTGGCGGCGGAGGTGGAACCGGCGCTACGGGTGCGAGTGGCACTGGTGCAACCGGCGCGATCAGCGGCACTGGCGGCAATGTGGACGGTGGAGGCGGAGATTCTTCGAGCTGCTTTCCGGCGGAAGAGGTCTGCGACGGCAAAGACAACGACTGCAACGGCCTGATCGACGACGACGCCACGGACGCCAAGACTTGGTACGAGGACAAGGACGGGGACGGCGAGGGCATCTCGGGCGTGACCAAGACCCAGTGCAATCAGCCGACCGGATACGCAGCCATATCCGGCGACTGTAACGACAATGATGCCAAGTTCCACCATGGTGCAGCCGAGACGGACTGCACGGATCCCAACGACTACAACTGCGATGGGAACACTGGCTACACCGACGGTGACGGCGACGGCTTCCCGGCTTGCCAGGAGTGCGACGATAGCTCCAAGGACGTCTACCCCGGCGCCAAGGAACTGTGTGACGGCAAGGACAACGACTGCAACGGCAGCAAGGACGCGCCGGGCGGCGAAGACGACAACGACCAGGACGGGCACTTCTCGTGCGACGATTGCGACGACGACGACAAGGACCGCTACCCCGGCAACACGGAAGTCTGTGACGGCAAGGACAACGACTGCAACAACGTAGCCGACGCCCCGGGCGGCGAGGTCGACATCGACAAGGACGGCAGCCTCTCTTGCGAGGACTGCAACGACAACGACCCGTCGAACTTCCCGGGCAACGGCGAGAAGTGCGATGGCAAGGACAACGACTGCAACGGCCAAGCTGACGCCCCGGGCGGCGAGACGGACGGCGACGGCGACGGCAGCCGCGCTTGCGTCGACTGTGACGACAACGACGCCACGAACTTCCCGGGCAACAGCGAAAAGTGCGACGGCAAGGACAACGACTGCAACGGCCAAGCTGACGCCCCGGGCGGCGAGCTTGACGGCGACGGCGACGGCGCCCGCGCTTGCGTCGACTGTGACGACAACAACAACCAGAAATATCCGGGGTTCGACAAAGACGGCGACGGCAGCGACTCCTGCGCCGACTGCGACGACAACGACAACCAGAACTTCCCGGGCAACACCGAGAAGTGCGACGGCAAAGACAACAACTGCAATGGCCTTGCCGACGCCTCGGGCGGCGAGCTGGACAACGACGGCGACGGTAGCCGCGCCTGCGCGGACTGCAACGACAACGACAACCAGAACTTCCCGGGCAACACCGAGAAGTGCGACGGCAAAGACAACAACTGCAACTCCTTGATCGACACGGCGGAGATACCGGTCATCACCCTTTGCGGCGGCGTCGCCCACGGCACGCCCGCCTGCAACGGCGCACTCGGCTGCGGCATCGACAGCTGCAACGCGAACTACTACAACACCAACGGCACCGTCAGCGACGGCTGCGAGTGCCTCTCCAACCCGAGCCCGGTCGGAACGGGCAATAGCTGCGCCAACGCCATAAACATCGGCAACCTATCGGACGCCTCCGCCCAGGTGTCGATCCAGTCCGGCAACGTGCCCTACGTCGGCCGTGAGGTCTGGTATCGCTTCCAGGCTCTCGACGACACGGATACCAACGGCGACGAGTTCAACGCTTCGATTCGCTTCCTGTTCAACCCCTCCAACGGCTACCGCATGGACGTCTACCGGGGCGGTTGTCCGGGTAGCGGCGGCGTACAGCTCAGCAACGCGGAGACCGACAAGACCGACTGGAAGACCGACTTCAACCGCACCACAGTTGGGTGCTCGGGCACCTCTCCCTGCGGAGAAGGCAATTGCAAACCCGCTTCCCAACCTTCCACGACTTGGAACTACTGCAACAACAACACTGCGTGGTTCTACATCCGTATCAGCCGCGCCAACAGCGCCAGCTGCACCAACTACTCCCTCGAGCTCTCCAACGGCAAATACTGA
- a CDS encoding radical SAM protein, translated as MTASVDGWPLVAQEPSELRDVRRNVEINVGKSCNNKCVFCLDGMPSREDKQFIGFAAIVAELERFRAQGYESVGFLGGEPTTYSRIADSIAHARALGYTRIAIATNAMMFRRPAFVDELVDAGLSRVTISMHGHTPELEDRLTAVPGGFAKKCEAIRNLQAKQRQGALRDGISVNVVLNGWNFRHLPKMLRFFFEELDLRDLRANFVRPEGYAVGNADLTPTLTAVAPVLMKAIVLNEYRFKRELSFGGLPLCTFPPELLGSRHLLKRYLGDVYRDLSTSCSVRSEGVETGVAKTESGRSRFNWQDRKRYDLKEKASCCRDCVLDRACEGLWVGYADLYGTAELSPLQWNATRLERREPLGAPPAPRASAAREALPRRLPVLGA; from the coding sequence ATGACGGCGAGCGTGGACGGCTGGCCGCTGGTGGCGCAAGAGCCGAGTGAACTCCGCGACGTGCGGCGCAACGTCGAGATCAACGTCGGCAAGAGCTGCAACAACAAGTGCGTCTTCTGTCTGGACGGGATGCCGTCGCGGGAAGACAAGCAGTTCATCGGTTTCGCTGCCATCGTGGCCGAGTTGGAGCGCTTCCGCGCCCAAGGCTACGAGTCCGTGGGCTTCTTGGGCGGCGAGCCCACCACCTATTCGCGAATCGCCGACAGCATCGCCCACGCCCGGGCGCTGGGCTACACGCGCATCGCGATCGCCACCAATGCGATGATGTTCCGCCGCCCGGCCTTCGTGGACGAACTGGTCGACGCGGGGCTCAGTCGAGTCACGATCTCCATGCACGGTCACACGCCGGAGCTGGAGGATCGCCTGACCGCCGTTCCCGGTGGCTTCGCCAAGAAGTGCGAGGCGATTCGGAATCTGCAGGCCAAGCAGCGCCAAGGAGCGCTGCGAGATGGGATCTCCGTCAACGTCGTGCTGAACGGCTGGAACTTTCGCCACTTGCCCAAGATGCTTCGCTTCTTCTTCGAGGAGCTCGATCTGAGGGACCTGCGCGCCAACTTCGTTCGCCCCGAAGGCTACGCGGTGGGCAATGCGGACCTGACCCCGACCCTCACGGCCGTGGCGCCGGTGCTGATGAAGGCCATCGTGCTCAACGAGTATCGCTTCAAGCGAGAACTGAGCTTTGGTGGGCTGCCGCTGTGCACGTTTCCACCGGAGCTGCTGGGCAGCCGGCACCTGTTGAAGCGCTATCTCGGTGACGTGTACCGGGACCTGTCCACCAGTTGCTCGGTGCGCAGCGAGGGTGTGGAGACGGGAGTGGCGAAGACCGAAAGTGGGCGCTCTCGCTTCAACTGGCAAGACCGCAAGCGCTACGATCTGAAGGAAAAGGCATCTTGCTGTCGAGACTGCGTCCTGGATCGAGCCTGCGAGGGGCTGTGGGTCGGCTACGCCGATCTCTACGGCACCGCTGAACTGTCGCCCCTACAGTGGAATGCTACGCGCCTGGAGAGACGGGAGCCCTTGGGCGCGCCGCCCGCACCCCGCGCCAGCGCCGCCCGCGAAGCCTTGCCCCGCCGCCTCCCCGTCCTAGGCGCGTGA
- a CDS encoding radical SAM protein: MTHLPVIQPAVAAPKASVGAPDPTRPWIGPHGRAMERLELHLTYTCPERCRFCSESHRMQAYRPYAVTWGRVASVLRTHAERGVKNVHFTGGEPTIHPRFVEALTLAKKLGMRTSIGTIGTRLSDETFARRALPVLDEALFSLHGPTAAVHDPLAGREGSFATVTRALELCARLAPSFSPFVNTVVTKDNIDALGDTIALAEGLGARLIVVSNTTPEGGGLDYYDELAVSLERLAEVLPVAARRAQKAIVRFFGVPMCVLGDAAMLSNDLHWDPRVTVEWQSAPGKVVFDGIYSWAPDRKRVHVAACESCDRRSVCMGVFDAYAATRSTAALVPYRGAR, translated from the coding sequence ATGACGCACCTGCCGGTGATCCAGCCGGCGGTGGCGGCGCCAAAGGCGAGTGTGGGCGCACCGGACCCGACGCGTCCCTGGATCGGTCCTCACGGGCGCGCAATGGAGCGCCTGGAGCTGCACCTGACCTACACCTGCCCGGAGCGCTGTCGCTTCTGTTCCGAATCGCACCGCATGCAAGCCTATCGGCCCTACGCCGTGACTTGGGGCCGCGTGGCCTCGGTGCTCCGAACCCACGCTGAGCGCGGGGTGAAGAACGTGCACTTCACCGGCGGCGAACCCACGATCCACCCGCGCTTCGTCGAGGCGCTGACGTTGGCCAAGAAGCTCGGCATGCGCACCAGCATCGGTACGATCGGTACTCGGCTTTCGGATGAGACCTTCGCGCGTCGGGCGCTTCCGGTTTTGGACGAAGCGTTGTTCTCCCTTCACGGGCCGACGGCAGCGGTGCACGACCCCCTGGCGGGACGTGAAGGCAGCTTTGCGACGGTGACGCGCGCCTTGGAGCTCTGCGCTCGGCTGGCACCGAGCTTCAGCCCCTTCGTGAACACGGTGGTCACGAAGGACAACATCGACGCCCTCGGAGACACCATCGCTCTGGCCGAGGGCCTCGGCGCGCGACTGATCGTCGTCAGCAACACCACGCCCGAGGGTGGCGGACTGGACTACTACGATGAGCTCGCGGTGTCCTTGGAGCGCTTGGCGGAAGTGTTGCCGGTGGCCGCCCGGCGAGCACAAAAGGCGATCGTGCGCTTCTTCGGCGTGCCCATGTGCGTGCTGGGGGACGCCGCCATGCTCAGCAACGACTTGCACTGGGACCCTCGCGTCACCGTGGAGTGGCAGAGCGCGCCCGGAAAGGTCGTGTTCGACGGCATCTACTCCTGGGCGCCGGATAGAAAGCGCGTTCACGTCGCTGCTTGTGAGTCGTGTGACCGGCGCTCCGTGTGCATGGGTGTGTTCGACGCCTACGCGGCGACGCGCAGCACGGCGGCCCTCGTTCCGTACCGAGGGGCACGATGA
- a CDS encoding radical SAM protein, which translates to MVGSLVLTVTRRCNLRCSYCPTVKDGFPSLTTEQALSALSLFEHIFGSGEVKLFGGEPLLEPETVRAVLAAAEQRPALKRVYLSTNGLGLDDAWLDSLAANPKCILTLSLDGRPEDHRRLRRALPQVADSYDHVMQLLPRLTQAPRVVVTQTIAPATASNAADNFAHLLGLGFRRFNFLPGYYLAWRPEQLRQLRESFARMAAEITERWRHDEYVYVRNLFTWAPTPFFNSGMIVDSDGSIHPSNLGLSGALADLLPETRVGGLDSPPTRADLEAHAATVNQRLQTALAPAVWQSTLDVDRALTRFCRGLYAEFVRYRRRRRAA; encoded by the coding sequence GTGGTAGGCAGCCTCGTCCTCACGGTAACCCGGCGTTGTAACCTACGCTGTAGCTACTGCCCTACAGTCAAGGACGGCTTCCCAAGTCTGACCACGGAGCAAGCGCTGAGTGCGCTGTCGCTCTTCGAACACATCTTCGGCAGTGGCGAGGTCAAGCTCTTCGGCGGCGAGCCGTTGCTCGAACCCGAGACCGTGCGCGCCGTGCTCGCCGCGGCAGAGCAACGGCCAGCACTCAAACGCGTCTACTTGTCGACGAATGGTCTGGGTCTCGACGACGCTTGGCTCGACTCCCTGGCGGCCAACCCAAAGTGCATTCTGACTCTATCCCTGGATGGACGCCCCGAGGATCACCGCCGTCTGCGCCGCGCGCTGCCTCAGGTCGCGGACAGCTACGATCACGTGATGCAGCTTCTGCCGCGACTCACGCAGGCGCCGCGGGTGGTGGTCACCCAAACCATCGCACCCGCCACCGCGTCCAACGCCGCGGACAACTTCGCGCATCTGTTGGGGCTGGGCTTTCGCCGTTTCAACTTCCTGCCGGGGTACTACTTGGCTTGGCGCCCGGAACAGCTCCGTCAGCTGCGAGAGTCCTTCGCGCGGATGGCGGCCGAAATCACCGAGCGCTGGCGGCACGACGAGTATGTGTACGTCCGCAATTTGTTCACCTGGGCGCCAACGCCCTTCTTCAACTCCGGGATGATCGTGGACAGCGACGGCAGCATCCATCCCAGCAACCTGGGCCTGTCGGGCGCGCTAGCCGATCTATTGCCGGAGACTCGCGTCGGCGGCTTGGACTCACCGCCGACGCGCGCGGATCTCGAGGCGCACGCTGCCACCGTGAATCAGCGACTGCAGACGGCGCTCGCGCCAGCCGTGTGGCAATCGACCCTGGACGTGGATCGGGCGCTGACGCGGTTCTGTCGTGGGCTGTACGCAGAGTTCGTGCGCTACCGTCGACGACGGAGGGCCGCGTGA